In Zingiber officinale cultivar Zhangliang chromosome 8B, Zo_v1.1, whole genome shotgun sequence, a single genomic region encodes these proteins:
- the LOC122013611 gene encoding pentatricopeptide repeat-containing protein At1g50270-like, translated as MAMRNLISWNVLIVGMSATSCTVTQIVMEAFRLLLNDDGLLIPNQVSLSSVLSTCSTVCSIGFGRVVHDLAVKLAVESSLAYVRNSLIDMYYKCGCLEKAVKVFDRCSDRDVVTWNVMMMGWFESDCPKDVCACNHNELVHQGCKYYTCMVDLLGRAGHLDEAMQFIDAMPIHPDSSV; from the exons ATGGCTATGAGGAACCTCATCTCTTGGAACGTGTTGATTGTGGGCATGTCTGCAACAAGCTGTACTGTGACGCAAATCGTGATGGAAGCTTTTCGCTTGTTGTTGAATGATGATGGGCTCTTGATCCCTAATCAAGTGAGCTTGTCCAGCGTGCTGAGTACATGCTCAACTGTGTGTAGCATCGGATTTGGGAGAGTGGTGCACGACTTGGCAGTTAAGCTTGCAGTGGAGTCGTCTTTGGCCTATGTGAGGAACTCGCTCATTGACATGTACTACAAATGTGGGTGCTTGGAAAAAGCTGTGAAGGTGTTCGACAGATGCTCTGATAGAGATGTTGTGACTTGGAATGTTATGATGATGGGTTGGTTTGAAAGTGATTGCCCCAAAGATGTTTGTG CTTGCAATCATAATGAGCTTGTCCACCAGGGATGCAAGTACTATACTTGCATGGTAGACTTGCTTGGACGAGCTGGCCACTTGGATGAAGCAATGCAATTCATTGATGCAATGCCAATACATCCTGATTCATCTGTGTGA